The following DNA comes from Plodia interpunctella isolate USDA-ARS_2022_Savannah chromosome 1, ilPloInte3.2, whole genome shotgun sequence.
CCGTTTTTACTAGTACACAAGCATGATGAATGAACTGTACGAACTGCCAAACAATGTCGAAAAAGAGAGCAGATAAGAACTGAGCTCTTATATGCTCTCTTTTTCGACATTATTATACAAGTTGATTTCTATGAGCGACTAACACTGCTGCATGTTATTAACAGCTGTTTAAAACGATATCATATCTTATTGCCTAGATATTAACGTGATGCAATTTTTGAATGTACAAAGTCCAGGTTTGTACCGACAATCCTATTGCTGGAAAACCCACTGATTACAATAACATGAACGActacaatgaaaaaatatgttactcTAATCTGCGaataatcacaaaatataatatctctAGGTGGGCTAATAATATCTATCTTAAAGCGGACATGATTTTAACGTGAATATACactaaaatgtttgtatttgcAATATGTATGTAGACAGGAAACTTCGACGgagaaatatttacatacagcATGTTAAAATTTCTTATGCAGCTAATATTAGGTATGTACAGTGTCCcataaataagatttatacaatattattttgcatttaaataatttatacaataatcaatcaacataatttaaacatgctatatgtaaaatgtttattatattagacaGCTATAACTTTCATAACATGAAGATTCTAAAATGTCCTCTATTTAGTGACATATGAGTAGATATATACGTTAGCTAATAACATTGAGTATGTTCACGAAGGCAAGACGTGATTGGCTCTGCTACGAGCCAATAAAATTGGAtggtgaaatataatttaactaatGCACATTTGTGTAcgtaaattaactaaataattgTCTAAGCATTATCTTGcattgttttcaaataaatacatcacAGTTGTCACGAAACACAGTTTTGGTCCTCATTGACTTCGACACcagttttactttttattcaaaatataccGTCCCAAGAGTTCCTGGGACGGTATATTATGAATAGGACACtctacaaatacataaataaattattataaccaTAGATAAATGAAGGACATCGCCTGTTACGATTTTGATACCACCGACGTATGTATAAATGAATCGGAAAATAGTTCTACCGTttcggagtacctactgaCGGCGAAGTAATTCTGAGGGAGGGCTCAATCTACGGGCCCTAAGTCGGAACTAACCATACAAACGCGTGCGCGATATAATTCGGCAAAGTTGTGTAATTTCCaggtaatataattaactagtTTTTGCTCGCGCTTTTGTACAACCTGTctataaaaagtagaaaatggatttttaaaaactacCATATTGTTTCCATGAACACAAAGAATAGAATAgttaagattggttgataaacaccagAGTTACCAGCCAAAGGACATAgcgtcctcatttattttctactctttgTAGACAATCTGTAATTATTAATGCCTAACACCGTGCTATCGATATTACGGACATTTGCGAACGACGCattgtgattttaaattaatcagaaaaaaaaaaacatttgtttgcGTGAATTCTATCTTAGCACCTCCTAATTAGTTATGTCTACTACattaagttattaaatttgaactttttactattaatttacatGGTAAATGGAATATTACTGTTATGTCATCACGCCACGCACTAAAATATGAGATGCAAACGGCGTATTTTGAGAAGTCTTGCAAAGAATGACATATTATTGACTTGTGCACCATGACAATGGGGGTTTTTGTTGGTGTTGCAACATTGCGTAATATTCTCTATTCCGTAATAACTCAACATCGACTATCGAACCCAGTAAACTTTGTAACGTATTGTATAGGTATGCGTCATTTAGAGCTGTTGTATATATGTGATTACATTTAGTAGcagtaaatatgaaaatgatatATAGTGCGAAGATTGTGAAGGTGGAAATAGCGTTGCGCTGTTGTCACCGCGTCGGTCAGTCACacaataagaaattatattgtacataCTTAACACTGTATGTGTGCATTTATTTCatcgaatatatatatatgcacaGTGGTTTTGATATCTGTAGAGTAagttcaagtttatttttcacttgaatataatttcttaacaatgacaaaacaatatacatttttgtacgGTCAACAGTACGTGAACTTACATGAATTCATTGTAAATGTCGCCACTGTATACACGTGGGCAAGCACAAATTTTTGTGAGAACGCAAGAATCAACAAAATGtgtatagaaaattaatagatCCCGGGACGTACGTGTACGAGTCGCTGCCGCGCTGTAagttaacataattttgttaatgaaGTTAcgattactttaaaaaacaaacctaCCTTTCCAACCATAGTGCTCAATTACTGACTGATGCAACAGATTTCAGCGTAACCCTATTTCCAACCTAATTATTACATACCATCATATTACCATATCGAACGGtctttatatacatatatctaacGATCTTTGCATCCCTAAATACTTTGAACGTACTCCTTGGATAAAACACGACCGCTCGCACTATACTCAGCTTAGGTTATATAGCAACCGTAATATTCTAATAATAGATTGCATATGCCTAACATTAAAATAGGGTGTACTTATTTGTGCACTAGTGAAGTGAACCTCCGCACTCCTGACTTTGTACTTCCTTTGGTTTTCTTAGTCTGCTCTTTGACGCCCCTGgaataacgaaataaaaatattgtttaattaacaCCTAGTGGTATCCTTGCAAGTAAGCAAAatttataagaattttatattttatcattccatagaaatatatttttatgtcgtAGTATATCTACTGGTATACAaataccacatgagtttgtataccaatctgctGCTTCCGATGAAAAATCCgatgaagaaaaacattgcgaggaaacctgcaaatttattgacagtttaagttcactagtgtgcgTGTGCGATCACTTGCCACTAGACGCAGTAGGTAgacgtaaaagtcatgtcggatgccttcaggcgacttgaataaaatctgacacgtGTTAGCGATAAcgcactcgataagaaagatcAAGCGCACGGCCCCCTCGCTCAGGACAGGACATCCGTCGATGCAGAAATTGTTTGGAGATTCGACGTACGAAGCACGTCagtgtcagtgtcaaaacagatggaaaacaacggagcgcaCGACGCAGCGCAGCAATCAGAGCACTCACAGGTAGCGGGTGAGGTCCTCGATGTCGACGAGCATGGAGTCCTGCCCCATGTGCAGCTCGTCGCGCGCCATCAGCAGCGTCACCAGCGACTCGTTCAGCGACGAGATCTGCGAGTGCAGCTCGTTCACTATCACCtgcaatgtttatttatataccaaatAATCGACAGGCGGCTTTTACAGCTGAACGTATATCAGGTatagttgaaattttattattcatttattgtttactagcggctcgtcctcCTAGcgttcctcaagaatcacactatcatCTATTGGTGTAAACCAATGTGTGTAAATGGCgtttatgtatatgtgtatattattgAAAGTTTTGTGATAATAGTTTCATTATACCCGTGTCgtctagtatatatatagctataatttcacaaactttcacatttatattattaggtagATGGATcgcaaatttgttttaaatatattcaaagcaaaaaaatatcacttagCCATATgacaaataattgaaatatacgCTTGCACGTGAAAAATGTCCTACAAGACGGAAATGAAAAGATTTTTCGAGGTTGCCTATAAACAATTACACAATGGCCATTGTTATAACTGCTTCCTCCAACGAAATAACGATCGTTAAGTGAGTCAGCCGCTGGTCTGCCGTCCCAAGGTCGGAAAACGCAGCGAAATACGAAGTACCACGCGTGTATACACCGATCGTGCGACCTCTTTAGTTTAACTATGTGAATGAGACATGCTGCAGTCCTTATGTCGAAACTAATGTTACGAAATTATGCATTATGCGATTTATACGTCAAATTACGAATCTCGAATAACCGAGTCTTTCTTTAATAAAGGCTACGCGCCTTAACAAAAACAGTTCTAATTATGAGTTTCATAATCTGTgctttgtttactttttatgcTGCATGGAACAACTGGATTACAATTCTGATAACAGCTATACACCCTATTGGCAAACAGTCAACGACGGTTGAACAAGGTCAAGTGATGTGGAAAGATACAGAAAGCAATGAGCAACACTCAAACAACCCAGAATCATACACAAACacagtaaaatcacagccggatcataaatattttaaggtatACATTTTTAGACTAACCCATCGTGACGTCATAGGCTCAAATGCAACCGGGAATATTCGGAAATGAGGGAGAGAGATGTAGGCTCTATGCTGAGCAAGAGCGTCTAGCGACACCAAGTAACTGGAGGAGTATCTGGGCGTACCTGTAGCTGGGCGACGTTCATGTCGGTGAGCAGCTGCCGCGACACGCGGCGGCGGTCGCCCGCCAGCGGCGCGTGCGCCTTCTCCAGGCTGCGCCGCAGCATCTCCGTCACCGGCGACACCGAGCGGCTTCGTCGCTCACGCtgtaattatcataaaaatttatcattGCTATAggattaacaaaaatatatataaaacaaactaagAAAATTCTAATTGTGTTAAGGCACtgcaaaataacaaatttttgtttggaaTTTATAACTCTGTATTgacattgttaattttaaaaaatcacatatGGCTAACAGCATTACTACGATTGCAAAGAGATCCAGCGCTAGGTAATATATGTGGTTAACTGTACTAATTaacgaaaataaagaaaacactaACTTGGAAACATATGTCTAACAATGTATCACAATGAgctattttataatcattttgACACAAACTGACCATAcctaataagtaaatatgaaatgattggttaaatattttattacaaattactaACCTCCATTTGAATACGAGCCATTTCTTTAGCTTGAGCCAATGCAATTCTGGCCTCTGTTTGAAGGGTGGCTTGTAAAGCATAGAAGTCAGACTCCTTCAGCTCTATGTGGCCCAGTGAGTGTGATGATCGAGATTTTGAGGTCTTTGATGTAAATGATGATGGACGCAACTTTGTTCctgaaagtttatattattttactattttattttcatatttacctcaagtaaaataaacactaTTTTGGATAAGAATGCCATATTCTGATCCAAAACAATCTACAAGTTCAAATTAGTACAACCAAGCcccatataaaataattattacaatcaCACCATGATAAATGAATTAGCATGAATTTACAATTTCCCCTTTTTGTGATAGTAAGGATGCCAAGGATTTCTATTATGTACAGTAACAAATAGACTTACCACTTTGCATAGTACTTATTTTGTCATGTTTTGTAATGCTCACTGACAATGGTCTGGTTTGGTATGGGTGGTTATAGCTTGATTTGTTGAAAAGGCTTGTTCGAGATGATGACTTACTACTGTAACTTTTCTCTAGATCTGAAGCTTGGGATTCATTATCTGATGCTGTTTCATTCATGAAAcaaatttgaagatttttcCCTGCACAACCACACCACATATATGGAACAGTTCATGAACATACACAATGTAATGATAGCAATGATATTAGAAAACATATCAAAGAACAATTCATACAAAAACCACAAGTAATTAGGTAGCTTGAagtaaatatactattttacaTAAAGGTAACAAAGCTTAAGAAAAAGTAGGGCTAATTTAGCTTACtaggcaataaatataattccaaACCAATGATTAGActtctaaatatttaagagGAAGTAATgacaaagtattatataaaaaacactgtttatttatatcataacaAACCATTTGAATATACAGAAAGACTAGCTACAAAGTGAATAGGCATTTACCATTTTGAAGCCGAGAATGTAAACTTGGTTTCTTTCCAGGGCGTTCTGTATGTCCTAAGCTGTAGTACTCTTCAGCATCGGCACCCATGGCCAACCTTCGCCTGATTTCTTCTCTATCATTATGTTTCTGAAAAAAGTCAAATTTATGCTTGAGTTGAAATTatcattgtaatattaatcTACATCaattcacattatttattgtaataattattattcatactCTGGAATCCTGCGAGTTGCTTTCAGATATAGTGACAATTCTAGTAAATCTATCGagtatattaggtatattgtcTGTGAGGACAGGCCATTCGATTTCGGTTTCGACAGAATCTCCAATTCCAATAGCCCTTGGACTCAAAGCTGTATCATCACTATAATTCACTAGTAGTCTGGAGGGTTCAGGCTTCAAAACCTTGGActtgaaaatatgtatgctCCTTTTGATCCCTGTTTTTTCTGGAGAGCCCTTATTATCCTCTTCAGAAGTCTTGCTAAACTTGCGTTTAATATTACTAACAATGCTTTCAAacatcttaaaaataatcagtCTTTCGttttttggcaataaattaTGGCACGAGGCAATCGTTtcgaacaaaaaaataagaagcgtataaacaaaaattggaTTGAAAGAAATTAGTTTGTCAAGTCAAACCCAGTCAAACCCTACTGTCATTTTGACATTTAGGACAAGGTCATGTGGGAATTTCGcgttccattttattttaatatcctgACCAATTACGATACGAGTTCCCTGTTATGATTTTAGAATCCTCTCTTTCtctgtaagaaataaaaaacagaacTTACAAGACAGCAGATATTATCCACAGATTCATGATTATCATAAGTAATTGTGTATAAATCCAAAAGAAATCttgtatcttttttataatgtctTTGTTCAGAATTAAAATAAGGCATCGACGCCATCACTTTTAGCTAGCACAGACACCCGTCACTACGCGGTTTGTTTCGAACTTGTAGCTAGAGACTGGCAAGTGCTCTGCCTACACCGTTAGAAAGCTGAACCCACTACCTACTGCTGATAGCAATTAACTGTTACTGTTACACATGGTTACCGTGGACGTGGGTCTAACGCGAACGTACcgttacttacataaattaccGCGTAAATTCAAATGATGATAGATAGATGTAgatgataaaatttgtaagtactaggtaggtaggtatttgaCTAATGTCCAATATGAGAGTGCAATgtattaacaaacataaaaataatgacatcgGCTAAATACTTAACcggtattattttaattaatttttattattattcatcaGACTTAACTGCTATGGGACAGAAATAACTGTTATGTATAAACAAACTGCTGCAAAGTGACCAGGTACCACCTACTCGATAGGCTGCCCTGGATAGATGGAGTTGAGGTGcaagtcaaattcaaattcaaaattctttattcaatttgggatgatatacatcacttattgacctcaaaaatttacataagaCTTAgtagtctactgccgacttccaaagcgcaggtgaagaataAGCGTCGCGACAAATTTCACCGGAGCCTTTTCttcaaggacgtcaattaacaaatgtaggcaatacacacaaatattaaaaattaacacaattaattaattaattaattataattaattaattataaaacacatatattaaaaattaaaaagacgaatttacatcattattaaaaatatctaaatgtattcattacaaaagaagttgtatttccaataaaattattgaaaattgtcacaaaatatatataaattaataaaaagctaaatgtacaaaacgtacgaatcatgtcataaatcaattacatatgtttaaattattgtatatgtatgaGGATACTACTATACTAGGCTTGAGCcaaatattattgtcattCACATAATCataagacttgtaatatgcctttctACAAAGTAGTTCTTTTAAAGTGGTTTTAAACACTAGTTGGTGTGCCAAAATTACAACTCTCTGTCATTTGCTgttcaaattgaataataataccACATACCTACacttaggtacctaggtacataggtacctacgctAAAATGAAACGTTCGTGTCCgggtaaaataacaaaacggTTAACATCAAAACTGATCAAGGCATCTTGTTTACCTACATTTgatgtttagataaaaataatagttttaaaaaattacatgtaatgAAATTACACTTACCCGCCTTTCAGCTTCCTTAGCTGCTTTCAGATGATTTTCAATTGCGTCGAAGTCTAGTTTTGGTAAAGCTGTTTCTATATTGTACACATCAAAACTCcctgaaatacaaaaatattttttaacaaatattcaaaatatttacgtaCCTACCATCGTTTATCGAATCACATATATATCGCCTTGAAGTTTGTTCAAAAACATCCCACGTGCATTAATATTACTCGGctttaatatcattttccacTTCGCGTCCCGGGAAAATACAAGCAATATACGCacgcataataaaaaaatttggaatCTCAAAATACCAGAGTAgttattgtttcttaaaaCGTTTCCATTGAAAACTTTCATTCAATACGATTTTAgggaattaaataattattattacactacAAAGTAAACTTAACACGAATGAACGGGCCACGCAAAATTTTCAGGACTTCATGAATGACCATATAGACCACCGCTCTAACATCTATATCACtaggtaaatatatgtatatttatatgccTATGTCACTACTaaaggtttcgcctatctctgtgccaaatttcatcaaaatcggcccagtagcttttgagtttatttattacaaacaaaaaatacaaatcttatgGAATCATaatgaacgatttttttaaaataaagaattaaattttcttaccTAGATCACAGTCGTTAGCactgttatttttcatacggACGGATGTGGTTGTTTGAGCATTTTGACCACAACTCTTGCTCGACTGTTGGTCTGAGTGGCACTCTCTCAATGATCTCGTTTCACTGAAACACGATTGCATTTTCACACTTTCAGTTGTATTGTTTACACACAATTCTTTGCAGTTAGCAAAAACTGAGGAAAATGttcggaaaataataatgataaactAGAAGACTAGGAGCGATAGAGTGTAACTACACTTCCGTCTACTGAATTCAACACGTGTAGGTAATCGACATCATATCTATTTTAGAATTTCCTAATACGCACACAGTCATGGGATGATGTAATGCTTACTTcttgtaaaaagtaaattcaaTGAACACTATTGCGTAGACTCAAAATTGGTGTAGTGCCTaaacagctaataaaaaagaaaaaagtattgtaAAAGTTTTTGTAGAATAACTGATATGAAAGCTGTATCCTTCAATGATGGATGGagtttatgaaatttatttgaaaacgtTAATTGTAAGCAATTTAGTACTCACTTTTTGATTCCATTCCGATTATGGAGAACATCTAGTGCAAAATGTTGACTACTTtctttttgattatatttcgCATTTACTGGCGACAAATTATATGGCTTTGAAGACCCGGCTATTTCATTAGAATTTCCATCGGTAACCACTACTGGGACCGATTCTAAAACGCTTGCATGCCATAATTTATCCCTCTCACGCATTTCATCTAACTTGGGGATAATTTTTCTAAGTTCAGTACTTAAttgtttaattgtattttccACATTCTGGCTTAATTTATCAGTGTCATAATCACTATAGTATATACTGATTTCATCCTTTCCATCGGATAAGAATGCATCAGCTATGGTGCTGTtagtattttctattaataaaaatgtaggcCTACTGAGACTCATTTCTGCCCTtgtatttgtttcattttctttattaatatcataaatatccTCAACCAAttctttttgtttcaattcCGTACACGGCTCTTCATTGACATCGCTCACATCACATTGTGTTTCCACAAGTTTTTTGATAACGTGATTTACAACTTCACTAATgttattaatagtattttcaATAGGTTTCGCAAATGTGTCCTTTATATCTTTCCTCAATTCTTCAAGGTCATCTTCaatgttaatattgtaatttaacagTTGTTTAATTTCATCTTCGATTTCTTTATTGAAGTCTCCAATAATATCTTtggtattaaaattgttttcaaaatctGCATCACAATAATTAGAATCACTGTTTATGTtttcgttattattattattgttatttgcgttttctgatatattttttatgagatctggtacttcattttttttatgactatctaatttttttgtttgtgaaaatgtATCATTAGAATGAGAATACAGTTTCGTCACACTTATTTCGGTCTCggaaaagttattattattaatattcttaaattCTGTCGAATTTTCATATTGGTTGGGTTCGTTTTCATATCCTATTTCCGTGATCTCTATATCATCGTCAGTCATGTCATTTTCAGATTGATAAAAGTTTTCTATGTTTGAAGAATAATCCTAAAAAGATAATT
Coding sequences within:
- the Schip1 gene encoding schwannomin-interacting protein 1 homolog isoform X3 yields the protein MRIKQPSNNGNVVIEFRNENLFPKHTINRRWLVSDNAESNNVYRNLSRHENFSQNYCDTNEYRENFESNTLKQSLLVQDSNSDELSVCNKQYRINKQSNVNFARSCVEEENNLEELTTKASVTYFLEGFDVSSNNRPVDEERAFDHSDTDEMSEKGIQPVPRGIVNPNYPGFQHLAHTLQDYSSNIENFYQSENDMTDDDIEITEIGYENEPNQYENSTEFKNINNNNFSETEISVTKLYSHSNDTFSQTKKLDSHKKNEVPDLIKNISENANNNNNNNENINSDSNYCDADFENNFNTKDIIGDFNKEIEDEIKQLLNYNINIEDDLEELRKDIKDTFAKPIENTINNISEVVNHVIKKLVETQCDVSDVNEEPCTELKQKELVEDIYDINKENETNTRAEMSLSRPTFLLIENTNSTIADAFLSDGKDEISIYYSDYDTDKLSQNVENTIKQLSTELRKIIPKLDEMRERDKLWHASVLESVPVVVTDGNSNEIAGSSKPYNLSPVNAKYNQKESSQHFALDVLHNRNGIKNETRSLRECHSDQQSSKSCGQNAQTTTSVRMKNNSANDCDLGSFDVYNIETALPKLDFDAIENHLKAAKEAERRKHNDREEIRRRLAMGADAEEYYSLGHTERPGKKPSLHSRLQNGKNLQICFMNETASDNESQASDLEKSYSRTKLRPSSFTSKTSKSRSSHSLGHIELKESDFYALQATLQTEARIALAQAKEMARIQMERERRSRSVSPVTEMLRRSLEKAHAPLAGDRRRVSRQLLTDMNVAQLQVIVNELHSQISSLNESLVTLLMARDELHMGQDSMLVDIEDLTRYLGVKEQTKKTKGSTKSGVRRFTSLVHK
- the Schip1 gene encoding schwannomin-interacting protein 1 homolog isoform X2, with product MRIKQPSNNGNVVIEFRNENLFPKHTINRRWLVSDNAESNNVYRNLSRHENFSQNYCDTNEYRENFESNTLKQSLLVQDSNSDELSVCNKQYRINKQSNVNFARSCVEEENNLEELTTKASVTYFLGFDVSSNNRPVDEERAFDHSDTDEMSEKGIQPVPRGIVNPNYPGFQHLAHTLQDYSSNIENFYQSENDMTDDDIEITEIGYENEPNQYENSTEFKNINNNNFSETEISVTKLYSHSNDTFSQTKKLDSHKKNEVPDLIKNISENANNNNNNNENINSDSNYCDADFENNFNTKDIIGDFNKEIEDEIKQLLNYNINIEDDLEELRKDIKDTFAKPIENTINNISEVVNHVIKKLVETQCDVSDVNEEPCTELKQKELVEDIYDINKENETNTRAEMSLSRPTFLLIENTNSTIADAFLSDGKDEISIYYSDYDTDKLSQNVENTIKQLSTELRKIIPKLDEMRERDKLWHASVLESVPVVVTDGNSNEIAGSSKPYNLSPVNAKYNQKESSQHFALDVLHNRNGIKNETRSLRECHSDQQSSKSCGQNAQTTTSVRMKNNSANDCDLGSFDVYNIETALPKLDFDAIENHLKAAKEAERRKHNDREEIRRRLAMGADAEEYYSLGHTERPGKKPSLHSRLQNGKNLQICFMNETASDNESQASDLEKSYSSKSSSRTSLFNKSSYNHPYQTRPLSVSITKHDKISTMQSGTKLRPSSFTSKTSKSRSSHSLGHIELKESDFYALQATLQTEARIALAQAKEMARIQMERERRSRSVSPVTEMLRRSLEKAHAPLAGDRRRVSRQLLTDMNVAQLQVIVNELHSQISSLNESLVTLLMARDELHMGQDSMLVDIEDLTRYLGVKEQTKKTKGSTKSGVRRFTSLVHK
- the Schip1 gene encoding schwannomin-interacting protein 1 homolog isoform X1, yielding MRIKQPSNNGNVVIEFRNENLFPKHTINRRWLVSDNAESNNVYRNLSRHENFSQNYCDTNEYRENFESNTLKQSLLVQDSNSDELSVCNKQYRINKQSNVNFARSCVEEENNLEELTTKASVTYFLEGFDVSSNNRPVDEERAFDHSDTDEMSEKGIQPVPRGIVNPNYPGFQHLAHTLQDYSSNIENFYQSENDMTDDDIEITEIGYENEPNQYENSTEFKNINNNNFSETEISVTKLYSHSNDTFSQTKKLDSHKKNEVPDLIKNISENANNNNNNNENINSDSNYCDADFENNFNTKDIIGDFNKEIEDEIKQLLNYNINIEDDLEELRKDIKDTFAKPIENTINNISEVVNHVIKKLVETQCDVSDVNEEPCTELKQKELVEDIYDINKENETNTRAEMSLSRPTFLLIENTNSTIADAFLSDGKDEISIYYSDYDTDKLSQNVENTIKQLSTELRKIIPKLDEMRERDKLWHASVLESVPVVVTDGNSNEIAGSSKPYNLSPVNAKYNQKESSQHFALDVLHNRNGIKNETRSLRECHSDQQSSKSCGQNAQTTTSVRMKNNSANDCDLGSFDVYNIETALPKLDFDAIENHLKAAKEAERRKHNDREEIRRRLAMGADAEEYYSLGHTERPGKKPSLHSRLQNGKNLQICFMNETASDNESQASDLEKSYSSKSSSRTSLFNKSSYNHPYQTRPLSVSITKHDKISTMQSGTKLRPSSFTSKTSKSRSSHSLGHIELKESDFYALQATLQTEARIALAQAKEMARIQMERERRSRSVSPVTEMLRRSLEKAHAPLAGDRRRVSRQLLTDMNVAQLQVIVNELHSQISSLNESLVTLLMARDELHMGQDSMLVDIEDLTRYLGVKEQTKKTKGSTKSGVRRFTSLVHK
- the Schip1 gene encoding probable cyclin-dependent serine/threonine-protein kinase DDB_G0292550 isoform X4, whose translation is MRIKQPSNNGNVVIEFRNENLFPKHTINRRWLVSDNAESNNVYRNLSRHENFSQNYCDTNEYRENFESNTLKQSLLVQDSNSDELSVCNKQYRINKQSNVNFARSCVEEENNLEELTTKASVTYFLEGFDVSSNNRPVDEERAFDHSDTDEMSEKGIQPVPRGIVNPNYPGFQHLAHTLQDYSSNIENFYQSENDMTDDDIEITEIGYENEPNQYENSTEFKNINNNNFSETEISVTKLYSHSNDTFSQTKKLDSHKKNEVPDLIKNISENANNNNNNNENINSDSNYCDADFENNFNTKDIIGDFNKEIEDEIKQLLNYNINIEDDLEELRKDIKDTFAKPIENTINNISEVVNHVIKKLVETQCDVSDVNEEPCTELKQKELVEDIYDINKENETNTRAEMSLSRPTFLLIENTNSTIADAFLSDGKDEISIYYSDYDTDKLSQNVENTIKQLSTELRKIIPKLDEMRERDKLWHASVLESVPVVVTDGNSNEIAGSSKPYNLSPVNAKYNQKESSQHFALDVLHNRNGIKNETRSLRECHSDQQSSKSCGQNAQTTTSVRMKNNSANDCDLGSFDVYNIETALPKLDFDAIENHLKAAKEAERRKHNDREEIRRRLAMGADAEEYYSLGHTERPGKKPSLHSRLQNGTKLRPSSFTSKTSKSRSSHSLGHIELKESDFYALQATLQTEARIALAQAKEMARIQMERERRSRSVSPVTEMLRRSLEKAHAPLAGDRRRVSRQLLTDMNVAQLQVIVNELHSQISSLNESLVTLLMARDELHMGQDSMLVDIEDLTRYLGVKEQTKKTKGSTKSGVRRFTSLVHK